In the genome of Streptomyces pactum, one region contains:
- a CDS encoding hotdog domain-containing protein, translated as MRFHLIDRIDAWTPGRTIRARKLTSWWEDFWRDEGDGPEMPEPLVLEALCQAGTWLIIATTDVRRRAALLSVDGVAFHGPVRPGDVLVLDGAVESMGDETAVLSGTASVNGRLVMEADAVMCALLPAEDLEDPEETRRMLARLTREPVAGGAR; from the coding sequence ATGCGTTTCCATCTGATCGACCGAATCGACGCCTGGACCCCCGGGCGCACCATCCGGGCCCGCAAACTGACCTCCTGGTGGGAGGACTTCTGGCGGGACGAGGGCGACGGGCCCGAAATGCCCGAGCCGCTGGTCCTGGAGGCGCTGTGCCAGGCCGGCACCTGGCTGATCATCGCCACCACCGACGTGCGGCGGCGGGCCGCGCTGCTCTCCGTGGACGGTGTCGCCTTCCACGGCCCGGTCCGGCCCGGGGACGTGCTGGTACTGGACGGGGCGGTGGAGTCGATGGGCGACGAGACCGCGGTCCTCTCCGGCACCGCCTCGGTGAACGGGCGCCTGGTGATGGAGGCCGACGCCGTGATGTGCGCGCTGCTGCCGGCCGAGGACCTGGAGGATCCCGAGGAGACCCGCCGGATGCTGGCCCGGCTCACCCGCGAGCCGGTGGCGGGTGGCGCCCGGTGA
- a CDS encoding 3-hydroxyacyl-ACP dehydratase FabZ family protein, with protein MTAFDEVIEVEPGRRAVAARHVTHTLGVFATHFPRFPVLPGVLILDDLVGAARLAAPEPPPGTRWKPVRVRRVRYRHFACPGDRLVFTATVTEDAGDAVTVRAVASVGPRDVTTVRELRLAAVEVAA; from the coding sequence ATGACGGCGTTCGACGAGGTCATCGAGGTGGAACCGGGCCGGCGCGCCGTCGCCGCCCGCCATGTCACGCACACCCTGGGGGTCTTCGCCACCCACTTCCCGCGCTTCCCGGTGCTCCCGGGGGTGCTGATCCTGGACGACCTGGTCGGGGCCGCCCGGCTGGCCGCCCCCGAGCCGCCGCCGGGCACCCGCTGGAAGCCGGTCCGGGTGCGCCGCGTCCGTTACCGGCACTTCGCGTGCCCGGGCGACCGGCTGGTGTTCACGGCGACCGTCACCGAGGACGCCGGGGACGCGGTGACCGTGCGGGCGGTGGCCTCCGTCGGGCCGCGGGACGTCACCACGGTGCGCGAACTGCGCCTGGCAGCGGTGGAGGTGGCCGCATGA
- a CDS encoding beta-ketoacyl-[acyl-carrier-protein] synthase family protein, whose translation MNVVHGGGRPGGGTARTAGPVRRVAVTGVGVLTGLGEGRAETWRGLLDGRSAIGPVTAYDPASLATRLAAELPDFRAERYAPRKALRMTTRNDQLAIAGAALAVEDAALDLAEAGYDPERAGMFVGGNKEISRPEHLLNGSLAARREDGTADLRQLGERASSAFYPLYFVEGLQSASLFHLSHAHGFKGANCYYHGTADAGLTALGRAFRSIAGGESDVAVAGGFDDAASWWVMTKMDGLGVLTTRNAAGAAAFRPYDRERSGSVLGDGAAFLVLEEWEAASRRGARILAQVRGFGAAQDPELVTPHPAGEPLAAAVRTALRQARVAAGEVDYVAAHGCATRLGDVTEARALTRVFGADGGTAAGSVKPAAGHLVAGAGALNAAVCAMAIDSGALPPTLGLDDLDPQCAGMDWVAGSAREARVRHAVAIGRGLEGQQAALVLSAPGRQA comes from the coding sequence ATGAACGTGGTCCACGGCGGTGGCCGCCCCGGCGGCGGCACCGCGCGCACGGCCGGCCCGGTGCGGCGGGTCGCCGTCACCGGCGTCGGGGTGCTCACCGGGCTCGGCGAGGGGCGGGCGGAGACCTGGCGGGGGCTGCTCGACGGGCGCAGCGCCATCGGTCCCGTCACGGCGTACGACCCGGCGTCGCTGGCCACCCGGCTCGCCGCCGAGCTGCCGGACTTCCGGGCCGAGCGGTACGCCCCGCGCAAGGCGCTGCGGATGACCACGCGCAACGACCAGCTGGCGATCGCCGGCGCCGCGCTGGCCGTCGAGGACGCCGCGCTCGACCTGGCGGAGGCCGGGTACGACCCGGAGCGCGCCGGGATGTTCGTCGGCGGCAACAAGGAGATCTCCCGCCCGGAACACCTGCTGAACGGCTCGCTGGCGGCGCGGCGCGAGGACGGCACGGCGGACCTGCGGCAGCTCGGCGAGCGCGCCTCCTCGGCGTTCTACCCGCTGTACTTCGTGGAGGGACTGCAGTCGGCGTCGCTGTTCCACCTGTCGCACGCGCACGGCTTCAAGGGCGCCAACTGCTACTACCACGGCACCGCCGACGCCGGGCTCACCGCCCTGGGCCGTGCCTTCCGCTCCATCGCCGGCGGTGAGTCCGACGTGGCGGTCGCCGGCGGTTTCGACGACGCCGCGTCCTGGTGGGTGATGACCAAGATGGACGGCCTGGGCGTGCTCACCACCCGCAACGCGGCCGGCGCCGCCGCCTTCCGCCCGTACGACCGGGAGCGCAGCGGGTCCGTGCTCGGCGACGGCGCCGCCTTCCTGGTCCTGGAGGAGTGGGAGGCCGCCTCGCGGCGCGGTGCGCGGATCCTCGCGCAGGTGCGGGGTTTCGGCGCCGCGCAGGACCCGGAGCTGGTCACCCCGCACCCGGCGGGAGAGCCGCTGGCGGCGGCGGTGCGCACGGCGCTGCGCCAGGCGCGGGTGGCGGCCGGGGAGGTGGACTACGTGGCCGCGCACGGCTGCGCCACACGGCTCGGCGATGTGACCGAGGCGCGGGCGCTGACCCGTGTGTTCGGTGCGGACGGGGGCACGGCGGCGGGCAGCGTGAAGCCCGCGGCGGGCCACCTGGTGGCGGGGGCGGGCGCGCTCAACGCGGCGGTCTGCGCGATGGCGATCGACTCCGGGGCGCTGCCACCCACGCTCGGCCTGGACGACCTCGATCCGCAGTGCGCGGGGATGGACTG
- the acpS gene encoding holo-ACP synthase, producing MAQRIAVGVDLVRVDRVERLLRENPEAERDIFTGRERAYCAGKRNRTAHLAARFAAKEAVLKALGTGLGPGTRWHDVEVVHTPLGRPLVRLSGGAGARAERAGASSVEVSLSHSGEYAVAHAVLVLDAPGASAVSDEPAEG from the coding sequence GTGGCGCAACGGATCGCGGTCGGGGTGGACCTGGTGCGGGTGGACCGGGTGGAGCGGCTGCTGCGGGAGAACCCCGAGGCGGAACGGGACATCTTCACCGGGCGCGAGCGCGCCTACTGCGCGGGCAAGCGGAACCGGACGGCCCATCTCGCGGCGCGGTTCGCGGCCAAGGAGGCGGTGCTGAAGGCGCTCGGCACCGGGCTGGGCCCCGGCACGCGGTGGCACGACGTCGAGGTGGTGCACACCCCGCTCGGCCGCCCGCTGGTCCGGCTGTCCGGCGGGGCGGGGGCGCGGGCCGAGCGGGCCGGGGCCTCCTCGGTGGAGGTCTCGCTCTCGCACAGCGGCGAGTACGCCGTGGCCCACGCCGTGCTGGTGCTGGACGCCCCCGGCGCGTCAGCCGTATCAGACGAACCAGCCGAAGGATGA
- a CDS encoding beta-ketoacyl-[acyl-carrier-protein] synthase family protein translates to MSARAGRRRVAVTGVGAVTPLGTTAADTWQGLVAGRSGVRALETFDASTFPVRIAGQVEGFDPEAAGSARERRHLSRAALFALAAAREAVADAGGGWHAADPYDRGAVVAGTVGRPGLQELVDMSHQLSTSGFRDLYRQAPGDVLLRNQNVGVAAVARAGDCRGPVVSVSTACAGAAHAIGEAYRRVQDGECVQVLAGGFDALTTWMDVLGFALLGAVTDRWNDEPERASRPFDADRSGFVLGEGAVVVTLEEWDSAVARGARIHAEVVGYGSSLNAYRITDSPPDGGGALAAMRDAVAESGLGPDGIDYIAAHGTSTPGNDASETTAIRKLFGTHAERLCVSSPKSMTGHLTSAAAGVNLIAALGALREGVVPPTINLDHPDPKLGLDYVPNTAVRRPVRAALVNAFAFGGTNACFVVRDPRPEGSPA, encoded by the coding sequence GTGAGCGCGCGGGCGGGCCGCAGACGGGTCGCGGTCACCGGCGTCGGCGCGGTCACCCCGCTGGGCACCACCGCGGCGGACACCTGGCAGGGGCTGGTGGCCGGGCGCAGCGGTGTGCGCGCCCTGGAGACGTTCGACGCCTCGACGTTCCCGGTGCGGATCGCGGGCCAGGTCGAGGGGTTCGACCCGGAGGCGGCGGGGAGCGCCCGGGAGCGCCGCCACCTGTCCCGGGCCGCGCTGTTCGCGCTGGCGGCGGCGCGTGAGGCGGTGGCCGACGCGGGCGGTGGCTGGCACGCCGCGGACCCGTACGACCGGGGCGCGGTGGTCGCCGGCACCGTCGGCCGGCCCGGTCTCCAGGAGCTGGTCGACATGTCGCACCAGCTGAGCACCAGCGGCTTCCGCGACCTGTACCGCCAGGCCCCCGGGGACGTGCTGCTGCGCAACCAGAACGTCGGGGTCGCGGCGGTCGCCCGCGCGGGTGACTGCCGGGGCCCGGTGGTCAGCGTCTCGACGGCCTGTGCGGGCGCCGCGCACGCGATCGGCGAGGCCTACCGGCGGGTCCAGGACGGTGAGTGCGTCCAGGTGCTGGCCGGCGGGTTCGACGCGCTGACCACCTGGATGGACGTGCTGGGGTTCGCGCTGCTCGGCGCGGTCACCGACCGCTGGAACGACGAGCCGGAGCGGGCCTCGCGCCCCTTCGACGCGGACCGCTCGGGCTTCGTGCTGGGTGAGGGCGCGGTCGTGGTGACCCTGGAGGAGTGGGACAGCGCGGTGGCCCGGGGCGCCCGGATCCACGCGGAGGTCGTCGGCTACGGCTCATCGCTGAACGCCTACCGGATCACCGATTCGCCGCCGGACGGCGGTGGCGCGCTCGCCGCGATGCGGGACGCGGTCGCCGAGTCGGGCCTCGGCCCGGACGGCATCGACTACATCGCGGCGCACGGCACCTCCACGCCCGGCAACGACGCCAGCGAGACCACGGCCATCAGGAAGCTCTTCGGCACGCACGCCGAGCGGCTCTGCGTCTCCTCGCCCAAGTCCATGACCGGGCACCTGACGTCGGCGGCGGCCGGGGTCAACCTGATCGCGGCGCTCGGGGCCCTCCGGGAGGGCGTGGTGCCGCCGACGATCAACCTGGACCACCCGGACCCCAAGCTGGGCCTGGACTACGTGCCGAACACGGCGGTCCGCCGCCCGGTGCGCGCCGCCCTGGTCAACGCCTTCGCGTTCGGCGGCACCAACGCCTGCTTCGTGGTCCGCGACCCGCGACCGGAAGGGAGTCCGGCATGA